Within the Gammaproteobacteria bacterium genome, the region TGATATTCGTCTGGAAGTCGATGGCGGTATCAAGATCAATAATATTGCAGAAGTTGCGGCCGCCGGTGCCGATACCTTCGTGGCAGGATCCGCAATTTTTAATACGGATGATTATGCCGCGACCATTCAGGCCATGCGCGCCGAATTAGCAAAGACAGGGTAGAAAATTTTCGATATCACCAGACATGTAATGCATAGTCTGTTATCTACTTTTATCAACTGTCTTTAAAGCGATAGAATTCTTTTATGATCTTGATGATCGACAATTACGATTCATTCACCTACAACCTGGTGCAGTACCTGGAGGAGTTAGCGGTTCAGCTTGGTCTCGCTACCGCTTCGGAATCTGTGGTTAAAGTGGTGCGTAATGACCAATTCAGTTTGTCGGATATCGAGCAGTGGCAACCCGATTACATTGTGCTCTCACCTGGACCCTGCACGCCGAACGAGGCTGGCTTGTGTCTGGATCTGGTAAAAAACTTCGCCAGTAAAATTCCGATGTTCGGGGTGTGTTTGGGCATGCAATGCATGGTGCAGGCATTGGGTGGCAAGATCGTGCATGCAAAGCAGGTGATGCACGGAAAAACCTCTAGCATTGTGCACGACGGCGCAGCCGAGTACTTCCGTATTCCCCAGCCGTTTACCGCAACCCGCTATCATTCATTGGTGGCCGACCTCGATAGCCTACCCAAGAACCTGATCGTTACGTCATGGACTTGTTCAGAGGAAGAAAATTGCCAGGGACAGATTGAGGAATTAATGGGTATTCGCCATCGCGAGTGGCCGCTGGTGGGCGTGCAGTATCACCCCGAGTCGATCTTGACCAGCGAGGGGAAAAATATATTAAAAAACTTTTTGAATTTGTATCGTAGTTGGTGACGATCAGGTTTTTCTTAGTACGATGGTTTCACCCGGGCGTACATTGTGAACCACGATGGTTTTACCACTGACTTCAACCAGACCTTCTTCTTCCAGAATTTTCAGAACCCGGCCTGCCATTTCGCGCGAACAGCCCACCAAGCGACTGAGTTCGGTACGTGAGACCTTGATCTGCATACCGTCAGGATGGGTTAAGGCATCGGGTTGCAGGCACAGGTCCATTAAGGTGTAGGCGATGCGACCGGCCACGTCCACAAAGGCCAGGTTGCCAAGTTTGATATTGGTTTTGTTTAAACGATTCGAGAGTTGATTGGCCAATTCAAACAGTATTTCCGGATGTTCCTTGACCAGTTCACGGAAACGCGGGTAGGTCATTTCGGCCAAAACAACCTTGGTGCGGGTTCGTACCCAGGCGCTGCGTTCTCCGCGGTCTTCAAACAGGCCCATTTCACCGAGAAAATCGCCTTTGTTGAGATAGGAGAGCACGATCTCATTGCCGTCCTTGTCTTCAATGAGAACTTCGACCGAGCCTTCCAGAATATAAAACAAACTGTCAGGCACATCGCCGGCGTGGATAACTACGGCTTTGTTCGGCAACTCGCGTTGCCGGCTTTTATCAATAAAGACCTGAATGAATTCTTGTGGAGATGACATGCTTATTCCGCTTTTAAATAACCTTTATACGCTCAGTGTGACAGACAATAAGTTGTTTGACAGAATTGATTATAGAACAGCTGGTCTCAAGGTAAAGGATTTTTCCTGTCGAGTATTCCAAGCTCGATAAAAATAAGGGATAATCGCGGCCCGATCCGAATTCAATGGAGTTACCTGTGGCCGAAAAACTCAAGCTGCATGGCTTTAATAACCTGACAAAAACGCTCAGTTTCAATATCTACGATATTTGTTACGCCAAAAATGAGAAAAACCGTCAGGAATATATCGAGTACATCGATGAGGTGTACAACGCCGAGCGCTTGACCCAGATTCTGACCGACGTGACCCGCATCATCGGTGCCAATATTCTGAATATCGCGCATCAGGACTATGATCCGCAAGGTGCCAGTGTGACCATTTTAATTTCCGAAGAACCGATGGAGAACGCCTTGGCCATCTCCAATGCGGAAACTCCGGGACCTTTGCCGGAATCGGTGGTCGGGCATCTGGACAAGAGTCATATTACCGTACACACCTATCCTGAAAGTCATCCGGATAACGGCATCAGTACATTTCGCGCTGACATCGATGTCTCGACTTGCGGCGAGATCTCGCCTCTAAAAGCATTGAATTATTTGATCCATGCCCTGGAATCCGACATTGTGATCATGGACTATCGGGTGCGTGGTTTTACTCGTGATGTGAATGGTGATAAACACTACATTGATCACAAAATTGACTCTATCCAGAACTTTATTCCGGAAGACATCATGGAAAAATACCGCATGGTGGATGTCAATGTGTATCAGGAAAACATTTTTCACACAAAAATGCTGCTTAAGGAGCTGGAACTGGATAACTATCTGTTTGGCGAAGGCGTGAGTGCTTTTGATACGGCAGAACAGGATGACATCCGGGAACGCTTACGCACTGAAATGCTGGAGATCTTCTACGGGCGGAACATGCAAAAAGGTTGTGCCAGCGAGATATAGGAGCTTACAAGTTCACATCTTTTGGGCGTCCAGACTGTAGTTGCTTATAGGCATCGTGGAAAGCATATGCACCTGTTCTTCCGGTTCCGAGCTCTTTACTCCACGGAATTCCGGTAGAATTTTTCTTTACAAATCTTTTCAGTTTATTCCACCATTTTTTGCTCTCGTCAGGTGCCGGGATACCGATCTCAGCAAAGTAATTCCCTATCCAGAAAAATCCCGATCTTGCGAGTGAGTTCTCCTCTTCAAACCCATTTTCATAAAATTTAAAAACGAAGGTTTCGGGTGCAGGGGCGCCAAACCAGGGAATCTCGATATTTTCATCATCCAGTCTTTGTTCCCAACCTTTGAACGGGTCTAGCACATGGGTGTCTTTGATATTTGGATCACCAGAAGGAATTCTCAGAATTCCCGAGTTAATTATCCATAAACAATATTCTCCTTCGGTAACCGAGGTTATTGAATGAACAGCCTTCCAGCGAATTTTAGTTTTATTTTGGTCTGCTTTGATAATCCATGCAATCTCATCGTCATTGTTTAGCCATTCGACGATTTGTGGTGCGTCACTTTTGGTGATGTACAGGATTATTTCAGCCATGCGCTAAAGTAACTATTACCGGATCAGATCCAGTAAGACGATCGGGTCATGACCTTCGAGGTCAATTTCATCAAGGCTTTTATTGGACGTGGTAAATCCGCAGCGCCGGCATCTTTGGCCATATCGCCGTGTTCAGCTTCGTCGCTTTGCATCTGTTCGATGATCGCGCGGGTGCGCTGATCGTTCTCGGGTAGTTTGTCCAGATGTTCTTGTAAATGATCCACAACCTGTCTTTCGGTTTCTTCCACAAATCCCAGACTCCACTTATCACCGGCAATCCCGGCCAGGGCGCCGATGGCAAACGAGCCGGCGTACCAAACTGGATTCAGGATACTCGGTTTGGCGCCGAGTTCATCCAGACGGTCTTCACACCAGGCAAGATGATCAATTTCTTCGTCAGCGGCATGCTGCATTTGTTCGCGCACCGAATCCAGTTTGGCGGTAAATGCCTGGCCTTGATACAGGGCTTGAGCAGCCACCTCACCGGAATGATTAACCCGCATCAAGCGGGCCGCCGTGAGTTTCTGCTCATCGGTGATATTGTCCGAATTACTTTCGGGTACAGGTGTCGGTCGTTGGGCCAGTTTTTTGGCGCCAGCCCGGGTTTGCAAGGCTTTATCCAGCTCCAGGATAGCCCGGTCTAAAAGATCGAAATGTCGCATATGTCTATTATACCAGTGTGTAAAGCGTAAACAGTCCGGGTTTCGAGGCGCAATGCACGGGTATTAAGCCGCGAATGAAATGCGAGACGAATGCGGAAAATTTTTTTAAATTTCTGTATAGTCGCGAACCGAAAGCCTCGGCAAACTGTCAGGCCACAAACCCGTTTTTAATCATTTGCTCACTGGAAAACCGTATGCTAAATCTTACTCGTTATTCACTCACTTTATTGATCAGCTTGCTCTCGTTGTCTTCGATCTATCCCGAAGAAAGCACGGATGCCTTGAGCGGTTCCGCGAGTTTGGGGTATTTCTCGTCAAATGGTAATTCCGACAGTACGAATCTGAATGCCGATTTGAAGATGTCGTATTCACTGGGCGGACGTTGGACGCATAAACTCAAAGCCTCGGCCATGAGTGCGAATAATGAAGAGGTCAGCAGTGCCGAACGCTATTTTCTTGCCTATCAAGCAGACTTTGCCATGAATGCCCGTAGTTTTTTATTTGCTCGGGTAGAAGCCGAAAAAGATCGCTTCTCAGCGTATGACCTACGTACCACAGAGTCGGCAGGCTATGGTTACAAACTTTTTGATACCGATACCCGCAAGTGGATAGTGGAGGCGGGTGTGGGTGCCACCCAATTGAAGCCGAGAAACGGTCTGGACGATATAACTTCCGCCATTGCTTTACTCGCCACTGAATATGTCTGGAAGTTGAGTAAAACGGCTGAATTCTCGCAAACCGTGGATTACGAGATCGCCAGCGACAATAAATTCCTTAACTCGGTCACTTCCTTGCGTGCCAGTGTTTGGGAAGACTTTGGTATTCGCGTGTCTTACAACATAAAGAATAATTCCGATGTGCCGGTCGGAGTTGAAAATACCGACACCTTCACATCCATTGGTCTGGATTATTCGTTTTAAGGAATTTTCGGGATGCCGGTAAAAGTTTGCGTACAATAACTACTCAAACACAGCCGAGTCGAAACGGGCCAATGATGAATTATTATCAACACCACGTATTCTTTTGTACTAACCAGCGCGGACCCGAGGCCAGCAGGCCCTGTTGTGCGGCAGCCGGCTCGGACGCGGTGCGTTTATACGCCAAAAAGCGACTCAAAGAACTCGGGCTACATGGTGAAGGCAAGATCCGGATCAACTCGTCGGGCTGTCTGGATCGTTGTGAATTGGGCCCCACTCTGGTGGTGTATCCCGAGGGCATTTGGTACTGCTATCTGGACGAAAGTGATGTGGACGAGATAATTGACTCGCATTTGCTCAAAGGTCAGATCGTCGAACGCTTGCTGCTTCCGGGTGGTGAAGAGAATATATCGTGCCCAGATACGCCAGTTCAGGAACAGGAATAACACAGTAACTTACTGAAAAATATAGAAATGATAGAATTTTCAGGCGAGCCTTGAGAGAATCTGTCTTTCTGCTTATTTGATTGCATTTCATTCAGTTAATCGTTACAATGCGCAGCCGCTTGAAAGTCCGCTTTCGAGCGGTTTTTATTTGATTTTTACCGTCGGACTATAAATCGTACAAACGGCGGAAAAACTGGAGACAAACATGAAAACTTATAACGCGACCGCAGAGACGGTGGAACGTAGTTGGTTCCTGGTTGATGCTGAAGGTCAAACACTGGGTCGCCTGGCGACCGAAGTTGCGCATCGCTTGCGTGGCAAACACAAACCGGTTTATACCCCGCATGTTGATACTGGCGATTACATCGTTATTATTAATGCCGAAAAGATCAAAGTCACCGGCCGTAAATTACAAGACAAGATCTATCATCATCACACCGGTTACATCGGCAACTTGAAATCAGTCAGTCTGGGCAAGTTGTTACAAGAGCATCCGACACGTGCCATCGAAAAAGCGGTGAAAGGCATGTTGCCCAAGAATTCTTTGGGTCGTGCGATGTTCAAGAAAATGAAAGTTTACGCAGGTCCTGAGCACAAGCATGCGGCTCAGCAACCTCAAGAATTGAAACTGTAAGGGGTTTATGAAATGACTACAGAACAATATTATGGAACCGGTCGTCGTAAAACCTCGACAGCACGTGTATTTTTACGCCCCGGCTCAGGCAGCATCGTTGTCAACGGACGTCCGCTGGATACATTTTTCGGTCGTAAAACGGCACGCATGATCGTGCGTCAACCATTAGACGTTGCAGAAATGCATGACAAGTTTGACATCGCAGTCACCGTCAAGGGCGGTGGCACTACAGGTCAAGCGGGCGCTATTCGTCACGGCTTGACTCGTGCACTGATGAATTACGATGAAGAGTTACGCAGTCCATTGCGTAAAGCCGGATTCGTTACCCGTGATGCGCGTAAAGTTGAACGTAAGAAAGTTGGTCTGCGTAAAGCGCGTAGAGCTACCCAGTTCTCGAAACGTTAATACCCAAAACACCGGGATATGCAAAAGCCGCTCATTGAGCGGCTTTTTTTATATTTCCCGGGAAGATCTACTGGTCATATAATCAGTAGTTAAAACTGTTTAACTTCACTATCCGTCGCCATCAGAACCACATCAGCCGCGCGTTGTGCAAATAGGCCAACAGTGACCACACCGGCGATCTGGTTAATACTATTTTCCAGTTCGGGCGGATTCAGGATCTTCATGTCGTGTATATCCAGAATGTCGTTTCCGTTGTCGGTCACAAAGTTTTCTCGCCACACCGGACGTCCACCCAGTTTGACCATTTCTCTGGCCACATAAGATCGCGCCATTGGTATGACTTCGACGGGTAAGGGGAAGGCACCCAGTACGTCAACAAGTTTGCTTTCATCAATAATACAGATGAATTTTCGCGAAGCCGCGGCAACTATTTTTTCGCGGGTCAGCGCGCCACCTCCACCTTTGATCAATTGTCGATGACGTGTGGATTCATCAGCGCCATCCACATACACATCCAGGGTACCGGTCTGGGAGAGTTCGAGAACCGGGATGCCATGTTGTTTGAGGCGTTCGGTGGAAGCGATGGAACTTGAGACCGCCCCTTCATAACGATGTTTGACTCCGGCCAGGGCGTCGATGAAAAAATTCACCGTCGAGCCAGTCCCGACTCCGATCACCCCGTCTGCGGGCAGAAGTTTGATGGCCGCCTCGGCAGCTAGTTGTTTTTTTTGATTTTGATCCATGGATATTGCACTTGGTTAAAATTTAAACAATCGAAGTCCCGGTTTGATATGCGTCAGGACCCCAGGGGCTTTGAAGTGTACAACAAAAAAGGCCCGCCGAAGCGAGCCTTTAAAGTGTTATGAAAAAGTGCTAACACTTTATCCGATTGCCTACTACTTGCGTTTGCGAGTGGTCTTTCTTTTTGCAGCTTTACGACGAGCCGGCTTTTTCTTGGCCTTTTTGCGTGTAGCTTTTTTGCGTGTAGTTTTTTTCTTGGCTTTCTTACGCGTAGCTTTCTTTTTAGCTTTTTTACGAGTGGTTTTTTTCTTAGCCTTCTTGCGTGTAGCTTTCTTTTTAGCTTTCTTGCGCGTAGTTTTTTTCTTAGCCTTCTTGCGAGTGGTTTTTTTCTTGGCTTTTTTACGCGTAGTTTTTTTCTTAGCCTTCTTGCGTGTAGTTTTTTTCTTAGCTTTTTTGCGCGTAGTTTTCTTTTTAGCTTTTTTACGAGTAGTTTTTTTCTTAGCCTTCTTACGTGTTGTCTTTTTCTTGGCTTTCTTACGCGTTGCTTTCTTGCGAGTGGTTTTTTTCTTAGCTTTTTTCTTAGCTACTTTTTTACGAGTAGTTTTTTTCTTAGCTACCTTGCGCTTAGTGGCTGGCTTTTTACGGCGAGCTACCTTCTTCTTGGTAGATTTCTTTCGAGTTTTCTTTCGTGCTGCCATTTTGGTTTTCCTCCAGTTAACGGGTTGTCCGTGGCAAAGTATAACTAATGCATTAAAAAAAGCATAAACACGCAATAAATGCTGTGAAAGACGAGAAGTAACAAATTGTTAAGCGCGCATGCACAGCGCGATCATCAATAAGACTTTATAAAAATTAATTCCTTGTGTTAGAGCCTTGCGTTGTTATATGCAATGTGTCTTTTGAAGCTAAATAGTGCTATGAGTCACTATCTGCCAATTGCATTATGTAATCCCAGTGCTTTTTCTCAACCGGCATGATGGATAAACGATTGCCTTTTTGCAACAGTCTCATACCGCTTAAACAGGTGTGTTCGCGCATTTGTTGCAAGCTTACAACGTGCGGAAATTTGCGCAAAAATTTGACGTCGACCATAAACCAGCGCGGATTGTCTTTTGAACTCTTGGCATCAAAGTATTTACTTTTTTTATTCAATGCTGTGTGATCAGGGTAACTTTCTTTTGCAACCGTCATGGTTCCAACAATGCCCGGAACCTTGCAATTGGAATGATAAAAAAATATTTGATCACCCAGTTTCATATCATCACGCATAAAATTTCTGGCCTGATAATTACGTACACCGTCCCAGGGTTCGGTTTGAGATTTTTTATTTTTTAAATGATCTATTCCAAAAACGTCGGGTTCGGATTTCATTAACCAGTAATTCATAGTGTGTTCCAGTCAGGTTTTTTAGTGATTCAGGTAAATTTAATAATGGTTTTTTCATTGACCAGTGCATCAAGTTTGATGTCCCAGTCATCACTTGGCAATGTGATCGCGCTTTGTGTGCTGTGCGCAACGCCAAGTTTAATGAGTTTATGTGCATGCCTATTATTTTTAACACGACTCGAAAAATATCGATCGTAATAACCGGCTCCCATGCCCAAACGGTTACCGGATTGATCGTAGGCCAAGAGCGGCACCAGAATCAGGTCTAATGCGTCTGGTTTCGTGTCAGGAGTTTCATCGGTTTGTGTTATACCAGGGCAAACCGGTTCCGGAATCCCGAAACGATTAGTTACCAGCTCGGTCTGTGTCTCCCAGGGCATGAACTCCATGGTCCTGGAGTCGGGCTGAGGTGCGATTACTGGCAGATACAAGGATTTACCGTCTGCGCGAGCCTGGCTAATGAACTCACTCAGAGATATTTCATCCGGCAGGGAGGCATAAACCCCGATGTGCTGTGCTTGTTGATAAAGCGTGCTGCTGCACAGGCGTGCGGCAATCTGCTCTGCCGCGCGCAGCCGCTCGGACGTGCTTAAGTTTTGACGATGGCTGCGAAAGTGCTGACGCAATTGAGTCTTGGCGCTGGAAGGATTGCTCAAGTTTGTGTTTCGCAGTATGGGTTCGAAGTATGGGGAGTTAGGAATCAGGCTTCAGACTATAACCGAATTTATGAATGCATTTCCCGCCTGTGCCGTGACTTACCGTTGCTCTCGATCCGGAGCAATAAGTGGGGTATGTCGTGACATCGTAGGCTTTCTGGCAACAGACGTGCTCAATAACGCCGACAGAGCCGTACCCCGAAGTTGTTAATTAGGGTCGAAAGTTCTGCGATAAATCTCGAACACCGCAGGAAATACCATGCAAGTATAACGCTTTGGGAGGATTTGTGAAAATGCTTGTTATTGTTGCAAAGGCAACGGACCAGTCATTACCCGTCCGGATAACAAGATTTATTATAAGTCGAGGGCCTTGTTTGGGTCGCCCAAGGCAGTCTGAATGCGATCGCGAATAGAACGCAAACGCGCAGTCACTTCAGAATCTTTTTCTTCATTAAGTTGGCCGCTTGAGGCTTTAAGGCGCACCACTTCATGCGCCAGATTAAGCGCTGACATCACGGCGATACGATCCAGACCGATTACCTTGCCGCTGTCGCGGATGTCGCGCATTCGGGTATTCAACAGTTCGGCCGAATCGAGTAACTCGGTACGTTCTTCCGGCGGGCAGGCGATGTCGTATTCTTTTTCCAGAATTTTAATTTTGATCTTGCTTAGGTTACTCATGGCCGTTCCGATAGTCAGGTTGCGTAGAAGTTACAGATAGATACAACATTTAGAGGTTTTGTTCCATGCCTTTGAGGCGATTGATCATGGCTTCAACCCGGGTGCGAACCTGCTCGTTCTTTTGTAACAGGCCGGCTCGCTCATTCACCAGAGAGTCCTGACGACGTTTAAGCGAATCGTTTTCTTCGCGCAATTTGTCGCACGCATGGATGAGGTCATTGAGTTTGTCTTCCAGGCGCTCGATCTCTTGTTCGAATAATTGCCCGACCTGGGAGTTTTTTACGGATGTGTTCATGCTAAATAATATAGGCTGCAAGCCAGCTTAGGTCAATAAGTTAACGCCAATTCTAGTGTTTTTTTAGTCTCGGTGTTTGATTTCCCGCGATTCTTACCGGATTCGAGTGGATTTTTTGCTCATTTTCGCTGACCAGACTGGGTTCACGCCGCGGTCAGTGTTAGCATGCCCGCCTGAAGCAACGGCTCATGAAGCTGACGCGCAGGAATTGGAAATATTATGAGACATTTAGATGTGGTGCCGGTGTATGCCGAACTGTTGAGTTGTGTGGACTATTGCGAGCAAGCGCAATCGGTGGCCGAGATCCATGGCATGTTATGTGGCCTGTTGTGTCGGGATGCCTTTATTGGTCCGAGTCGCTGGATTCCGGTCTTGCAACTGGAAGGCGAGCCACAGGATGAACGTTACCAAATGGTGCGTGGTCAACTGGAAGAATTGTTGGCGCATTCAGCCCGCATGCTTAACCAGATCGAGACCGAGTTTTATCCGGTCTTGCCCGACGACGACGAGTCCTTGCAATGGCGAATCAAGGAGCTGGCGCACTGGTGTCAGGGTTATTTATTTGGATTCTCCAATTACCGCGCATTGGCATCGGACACCCGGGCATTTGATTATGAGGATCCCGAAGATGAATTCGAACTCGAAGAGATCAAATTAAAGGCCGCGCAAGCTGCCCAGACGGAATTACAACAAGAGTTGGCCGAGCTTGATGCTGAATCCGACAAGCAACAGGAATTTCCCGAAACCGTGGAGGAGATCTTGCGTGACTTTGCCGAACTCGCGCGTGCCGGACATCAGGACGATGCCCTGGATGAAACTGATGAAGCAGCCTTTATGGAATTACTCGAATATCTCCGCGTGAGTGTGCAATTGGTGTTTGAAGAAATGGCTGGCCAGCACCTTCAGGGTCGCGAGGAAAAGATTGAAGTCGATCCCATGTATCAACTGGATTCCGATAATGACATCGTGCACTAAACGCCTAAAGCGAGTATTAAACTTAGTATAATTAAACCCGTAAATCTCACCAGACAATCATAGCAAGGCCCCACAGACCTATGGATACCAAAGAATTCGCCAAACGCCGTAAAACCTTAATGCAGATGATCGGCCATAACGGCATTGTGATCTTGCCCGCGGCGACCGAAAAAACCCGTAACAGCGATGTGCATTATCGTTATCGTCAAGACAGTGATTTTCATTACTTGACCGGCTTTCCCGAGCCAGAAGCGGTGGCGGTGCTCGTACCACAGGGTCGTTCGCATAAATACATCCTGTTTTGTCGTGACAAGGACAAAGTGCGCGAAACCTGGGACGGTCGTCGCGCTGGTCAAAAAGGCGCGATCAAGGATTACGCCGCCGATGAGGCCTATTCCATCAATAAACTCGACAGCCATTTATCACGTTTACTGGGTGAGTATGAACGGGTGTTTTACACCATGGGCAAAGAGCCCGATTTTGATCACCGCATTATTAATCTGGTTAATGCCATAAAACAAAACACCAAATCCGGACAACATCCGCCACAGGAATTTGTTGCACTGGATCATTATCTGCACGATATGCGTTTGTTCAAATCCCCAGCCGAGATCAAGGTGATGAAGCACTCGGCGCGTATAGCGGTCGGGGCACACAAACGCGCCATGCAAGTGGTGCAAGTTGGCATGAATGAATGCGAGATTGAAGCCGAATTTGTGCACGAATTTAAAAAACACGGCGCCGATATTTCCTATTCCCCGATCGTGGGCGGTGGCGACAATAGCTGCATACTGCATTACAACGAGAACAATCAGATTTTAAAAGACGGTGACTTGTTATTAATTGATGCCGGTTGCGAATACGATCTTTACGCGTCAGACATTACCCGTACTTTTCCTGTCAATGGCAAATTCAGTGACACCCAGCGCGCCATTTACGACATCGTTCTATCGGCACAAGAAGCGGCCTTCGCCGCCATCAAGCCGGGCAACAGCTGGATCGCACCACACGAGGCGGCAGTAAAAGCCGTGGCCAAGGGCCTGAAAAAGGTTGGTTTACTCAAAGGCACACTCAGCGAGATCATCAAAAGCGAAGCCTATTTCAAATTCTTTATGCACAAGACCGGGCATTGGCTGGGTATGGATGTGCACGACGTTGGTGACTACAAAGTAGAAGACCACTGGCGCGTTCTGGAGCCCGGTATGGTGCTCACGGTGGAACCGGGCATTTATATTCCGGCCGGCAGCAAAGGCGTAGCGAAAAAATGGTGGAACATCGGCGTGCGTATTGAAGACGATGTACGGGTTACCCGCAACGGCTATGAAATTCTCAGCAAGGGCTTGCCACGTTGCGCCGACGACATCGAAGCATTGATGGCCAAAGGTGCTGCTGGACGGGCAAAAATACCGACCGTAAAGTCTGCAACTTCGGGATCAGCCAAGACCAAGGCCAGGCGTAAAAAAGCCGCCTGATATGTCACGTCTCAAGCACGATGTGGTCATTGTCGGTGCCGGCATGGTGGGATTAAGTCTGGCCAATTCGCTGGCCGACTTGCCACTCTCCATTGCCCTGATCGAAACGCAGGCGATTCCCGATCTGAACCAGGACTCCGACAATCCCACCGACTGGAATACGCAAGACTATGCCTTACGCGTTTCAGCCATCTCGCCAGCCAGTCAACAAGTGTTACAACAAGCCGGTGCCTGGGACGCCATTCAATGTCGT harbors:
- the crp gene encoding cAMP-activated global transcriptional regulator CRP — encoded protein: MSSPQEFIQVFIDKSRQRELPNKAVVIHAGDVPDSLFYILEGSVEVLIEDKDGNEIVLSYLNKGDFLGEMGLFEDRGERSAWVRTRTKVVLAEMTYPRFRELVKEHPEILFELANQLSNRLNKTNIKLGNLAFVDVAGRIAYTLMDLCLQPDALTHPDGMQIKVSRTELSRLVGCSREMAGRVLKILEEEGLVEVSGKTIVVHNVRPGETIVLRKT
- the rplM gene encoding 50S ribosomal protein L13, which encodes MKTYNATAETVERSWFLVDAEGQTLGRLATEVAHRLRGKHKPVYTPHVDTGDYIVIINAEKIKVTGRKLQDKIYHHHTGYIGNLKSVSLGKLLQEHPTRAIEKAVKGMLPKNSLGRAMFKKMKVYAGPEHKHAAQQPQELKL
- a CDS encoding (2Fe-2S) ferredoxin domain-containing protein, whose protein sequence is MMNYYQHHVFFCTNQRGPEASRPCCAAAGSDAVRLYAKKRLKELGLHGEGKIRINSSGCLDRCELGPTLVVYPEGIWYCYLDESDVDEIIDSHLLKGQIVERLLLPGGEENISCPDTPVQEQE
- a CDS encoding cell division protein ZapA; this translates as MSNLSKIKIKILEKEYDIACPPEERTELLDSAELLNTRMRDIRDSGKVIGLDRIAVMSALNLAHEVVRLKASSGQLNEEKDSEVTARLRSIRDRIQTALGDPNKALDL
- the coq7 gene encoding 2-polyprenyl-3-methyl-6-methoxy-1,4-benzoquinone monooxygenase, whose protein sequence is MRHFDLLDRAILELDKALQTRAGAKKLAQRPTPVPESNSDNITDEQKLTAARLMRVNHSGEVAAQALYQGQAFTAKLDSVREQMQHAADEEIDHLAWCEDRLDELGAKPSILNPVWYAGSFAIGALAGIAGDKWSLGFVEETERQVVDHLQEHLDKLPENDQRTRAIIEQMQSDEAEHGDMAKDAGAADLPRPIKALMKLTSKVMTRSSYWI
- a CDS encoding aminodeoxychorismate/anthranilate synthase component II; protein product: MILMIDNYDSFTYNLVQYLEELAVQLGLATASESVVKVVRNDQFSLSDIEQWQPDYIVLSPGPCTPNEAGLCLDLVKNFASKIPMFGVCLGMQCMVQALGGKIVHAKQVMHGKTSSIVHDGAAEYFRIPQPFTATRYHSLVADLDSLPKNLIVTSWTCSEEENCQGQIEELMGIRHREWPLVGVQYHPESILTSEGKNILKNFLNLYRSW
- the rpsI gene encoding 30S ribosomal protein S9, with the protein product MTTEQYYGTGRRKTSTARVFLRPGSGSIVVNGRPLDTFFGRKTARMIVRQPLDVAEMHDKFDIAVTVKGGGTTGQAGAIRHGLTRALMNYDEELRSPLRKAGFVTRDARKVERKKVGLRKARRATQFSKR
- a CDS encoding histidine biosynthesis protein HisIE, with the protein product MAARKKTRKKSTKKKVARRKKPATKRKVAKKKTTRKKVAKKKAKKKTTRKKATRKKAKKKTTRKKAKKKTTRKKAKKKTTRKKAKKKTTRKKAKKKTTRKKAKKKTTRKKAKKKTTRKKAKKKATRKKAKKKTTRKKAKKKATRKKAKKKTTRKKATRKKAKKKPARRKAAKRKTTRKRK
- a CDS encoding EVE domain-containing protein, translated to MNYWLMKSEPDVFGIDHLKNKKSQTEPWDGVRNYQARNFMRDDMKLGDQIFFYHSNCKVPGIVGTMTVAKESYPDHTALNKKSKYFDAKSSKDNPRWFMVDVKFLRKFPHVVSLQQMREHTCLSGMRLLQKGNRLSIMPVEKKHWDYIMQLADSDS
- a CDS encoding 5-formyltetrahydrofolate cyclo-ligase, which codes for MSNPSSAKTQLRQHFRSHRQNLSTSERLRAAEQIAARLCSSTLYQQAQHIGVYASLPDEISLSEFISQARADGKSLYLPVIAPQPDSRTMEFMPWETQTELVTNRFGIPEPVCPGITQTDETPDTKPDALDLILVPLLAYDQSGNRLGMGAGYYDRYFSSRVKNNRHAHKLIKLGVAHSTQSAITLPSDDWDIKLDALVNEKTIIKFT
- the rpiA gene encoding ribose-5-phosphate isomerase RpiA, encoding MDQNQKKQLAAEAAIKLLPADGVIGVGTGSTVNFFIDALAGVKHRYEGAVSSSIASTERLKQHGIPVLELSQTGTLDVYVDGADESTRHRQLIKGGGGALTREKIVAAASRKFICIIDESKLVDVLGAFPLPVEVIPMARSYVAREMVKLGGRPVWRENFVTDNGNDILDIHDMKILNPPELENSINQIAGVVTVGLFAQRAADVVLMATDSEVKQF
- the speD gene encoding adenosylmethionine decarboxylase codes for the protein MELPVAEKLKLHGFNNLTKTLSFNIYDICYAKNEKNRQEYIEYIDEVYNAERLTQILTDVTRIIGANILNIAHQDYDPQGASVTILISEEPMENALAISNAETPGPLPESVVGHLDKSHITVHTYPESHPDNGISTFRADIDVSTCGEISPLKALNYLIHALESDIVIMDYRVRGFTRDVNGDKHYIDHKIDSIQNFIPEDIMEKYRMVDVNVYQENIFHTKMLLKELELDNYLFGEGVSAFDTAEQDDIRERLRTEMLEIFYGRNMQKGCASEI
- a CDS encoding DUF481 domain-containing protein — translated: MLNLTRYSLTLLISLLSLSSIYPEESTDALSGSASLGYFSSNGNSDSTNLNADLKMSYSLGGRWTHKLKASAMSANNEEVSSAERYFLAYQADFAMNARSFLFARVEAEKDRFSAYDLRTTESAGYGYKLFDTDTRKWIVEAGVGATQLKPRNGLDDITSAIALLATEYVWKLSKTAEFSQTVDYEIASDNKFLNSVTSLRASVWEDFGIRVSYNIKNNSDVPVGVENTDTFTSIGLDYSF